A segment of the Synechococcales cyanobacterium T60_A2020_003 genome:
GATCGCACCCCCGAAACTCGTTCATCGGATCTTTGAAATACACATCCTCTGCATAGAGGTGAAAGCTTTGATCGTCGGGGAAGCGGCGGTAGTCGGCTTTGAGTTGTTCAACGAGGGAGGCTAGGGGTAGGGACATGGTGAAGAGGTGAAGGAGTAGAGGGGGGATGGGGTGAGGGAGAAAATCTGCCTTTTGGATTTCTAAGCGTTTCGAAAATTTCGTTACATCTATTTACAATACAAGAACATCATAATTTACAGTTCATTCCCCTATCTGTCTTAAATTCATTTCGGTTTCTATGGCTGACACGTTAACGAAAGTTGCATATCAAACCTTTCAACAAGGTAAGGGCGCATTTGGACTCGCCCATAAAACCTTAAGTTCTCGGTTTCTGAACTTGCTCGCGCCGATCGCAGAGCATCGTAAAACTGAACCTCTCCCTCCTGAAGTGCTCAGTCAGTTTCAGCAGCGGGCCAATGAGCTGATGGAAACGGATTGGCACGATGCGGAAGCAGGAGTCTATCCTACGAGTCTGCTATTCGATAACCCCTGGCAGGATTTCTTCCAGTTCTATCCCATGCTCTGGTTCGATATGCCGAAAAGCTGGTTCCGAGCCAACCAAAAGCAGTATCAGGCGTTCTCCCCTGAAATTCGCACCGAGGGCTACCCGGACTATTACGTGCAAAATTTCCATCAGCAAACCGATGGTTACTTAAGCGATGAGTCTGCGAATTTGTACGACCTGCAAGTTGAAATTCTGTTTAACGGAACCGCAGATCCCATGCGGCGGCGGGTTTTGGCTCCCTTAAAGCAAGGTTTGCAGGTGTTTAGCGGTGTTCCATCCCACCAAATCCGTATTCTGGATGTGGCCTGCGGTACTGGACGAACCCTCCGTATGCTTCGGGGAATGTTACCGGACGCCTCTCTCTTTGGAACGGATCTATCGCCTGCCTATTTAAGAAAGGCCAATCAGATTCTCTCGGAGATTCCGGGGGAACTGCCCCAGCTTTTGCAGGCGAATGCGGAATCCTTACCCTACGTGGACAACTATTTCCACGGTCTAACCTGCGTGTTCCTGTTCCATGAACTGCCTGCCTCGGTGCGTCAAACGGTGATTCATGAGTGTTTCCGGGTCTTGCAACCTGGTGGAACGCTGGTCATTTGCGACTCGATCCAGGAAAAGGATTCGCCAGAGTTTGCGGTCAGTATGCGGAATTTTCCGGTGATGTTCCATGAGCCGTACTATCGCCACTACATCGTTGATGATATTGACGGCAA
Coding sequences within it:
- a CDS encoding methyltransferase domain-containing protein; translation: MADTLTKVAYQTFQQGKGAFGLAHKTLSSRFLNLLAPIAEHRKTEPLPPEVLSQFQQRANELMETDWHDAEAGVYPTSLLFDNPWQDFFQFYPMLWFDMPKSWFRANQKQYQAFSPEIRTEGYPDYYVQNFHQQTDGYLSDESANLYDLQVEILFNGTADPMRRRVLAPLKQGLQVFSGVPSHQIRILDVACGTGRTLRMLRGMLPDASLFGTDLSPAYLRKANQILSEIPGELPQLLQANAESLPYVDNYFHGLTCVFLFHELPASVRQTVIHECFRVLQPGGTLVICDSIQEKDSPEFAVSMRNFPVMFHEPYYRHYIVDDIDGKLQKAGFEMLETQIHLMSKYWIVRKPGE